One segment of Corynebacterium atrinae DNA contains the following:
- a CDS encoding GtrA family protein, with translation MKTQAVRFIISGGISAVVDLGLTWILQVFFGAGPVLARSVGFIFGTITAYLINRRWTFQAAPSSKRFFMVAALYTVTYFVNVGLHAGFYRLFTSWDWGSTLAIVVAFLIAQGTATVINFVVQRLFIFK, from the coding sequence CTGAAAACCCAGGCCGTCCGCTTCATCATCTCCGGTGGCATCTCCGCCGTCGTCGACCTCGGCCTCACCTGGATCCTCCAGGTATTCTTCGGTGCCGGTCCGGTTCTGGCGCGTTCCGTCGGCTTCATCTTCGGCACCATCACGGCCTACCTGATCAACCGCCGCTGGACTTTCCAAGCCGCGCCCTCATCCAAGCGCTTCTTCATGGTCGCCGCTTTGTACACCGTGACCTACTTCGTCAACGTCGGCCTGCACGCCGGCTTCTACCGCCTGTTCACCAGCTGGGACTGGGGCTCCACCCTGGCGATCGTCGTGGCCTTCCTCATCGCCCAAGGCACCGCCACCGTGATCAACTTCGTGGTGCAGCGGCTGTTCATTTTTAAGTAG
- a CDS encoding FAD-binding oxidoreductase, giving the protein MELHTTEQSLSGWGRTAATTAHVLSTPDVETIVSAVKQVADDNSDKPLHLRRGVIARGMGRSYGDPAQNAGGLVVDIQALNRIHSIDPDTATVDVDGGVTLDQLMKAALPYGLWVPVLPGTRQVTIGGAIGPDIHGKNHHSAGSFGDHVASMELLVADGRILHLEPEGSADDPDGTLFWATVGGMGLTGIILRATINMTRTETAYFIADGDLTANLDETVEFHSDGSEKNYTYSSAWFDAISPEPRLGRAAISRGSLATLDQLKELNPKLAKDPLKFNAPQLITVPDIFPSFTMNKLSMMAIGELWWLKSGEYKNQVQNLTQFYQPLDLIGEWNRGYGSKGFLQYQFVVPREAVEPFKDIVRDIQRSGHYSALNVFKLFGEGNRAPLSYPMPGWNVCVDFPIKRGLGDFLDELDRRVMEFGGRLYLAKESRTSAENFHQMYPGMAGWLKTRNEIDPTGVFASDMSRRLDLN; this is encoded by the coding sequence ATGGAACTCCACACCACAGAACAGTCCCTCTCCGGCTGGGGTCGAACGGCGGCTACCACCGCCCATGTCCTTTCGACCCCGGACGTCGAGACCATCGTCAGCGCCGTCAAGCAGGTTGCTGACGACAACTCTGACAAGCCCCTCCACCTCCGCCGCGGCGTCATTGCTCGCGGCATGGGCCGCTCCTACGGCGACCCCGCCCAAAACGCTGGTGGCCTGGTTGTCGATATCCAGGCTCTCAACCGGATCCACTCCATTGATCCGGATACCGCGACCGTCGATGTCGATGGTGGCGTGACCCTTGACCAGCTGATGAAGGCTGCCCTCCCCTATGGCCTGTGGGTTCCGGTACTGCCGGGCACCCGCCAAGTGACCATTGGTGGAGCCATCGGTCCCGACATCCACGGCAAGAACCACCACTCTGCTGGCTCCTTCGGTGATCACGTGGCCTCGATGGAGCTGCTCGTGGCCGATGGTCGCATCCTTCACCTCGAGCCGGAAGGCTCCGCGGACGACCCGGACGGCACGCTGTTCTGGGCGACCGTCGGCGGCATGGGCCTGACCGGCATCATCCTGCGCGCCACCATCAATATGACGCGCACGGAGACCGCCTACTTCATCGCTGATGGTGATCTCACCGCCAACCTGGATGAGACCGTGGAGTTCCACTCCGACGGCTCGGAGAAGAACTACACCTATTCTTCTGCTTGGTTCGATGCCATCTCACCGGAGCCTCGACTCGGCCGCGCCGCCATCTCGCGCGGCAGCCTGGCCACCCTGGATCAGCTCAAGGAGCTTAACCCGAAGCTGGCTAAGGACCCGCTGAAGTTCAACGCCCCGCAGCTGATCACCGTGCCGGATATTTTCCCGTCCTTCACCATGAACAAGCTGTCCATGATGGCGATCGGTGAGCTGTGGTGGTTGAAGTCCGGTGAGTACAAGAACCAGGTGCAAAACCTCACGCAGTTCTATCAGCCGCTGGATCTCATCGGCGAGTGGAACCGTGGCTATGGTTCCAAAGGTTTCCTGCAGTACCAGTTCGTCGTGCCGCGCGAGGCTGTCGAGCCCTTCAAGGACATCGTTCGTGACATTCAGCGTTCGGGCCACTACTCGGCGCTCAACGTGTTCAAGCTCTTCGGTGAGGGAAACCGTGCGCCGCTGTCGTACCCGATGCCGGGCTGGAACGTGTGCGTGGACTTCCCGATTAAGCGCGGGCTCGGTGACTTCCTTGATGAGCTTGATCGCCGCGTCATGGAGTTCGGTGGCCGCCTGTACCTGGCCAAGGAATCGCGTACGTCGGCGGAGAACTTCCACCAGATGTACCCGGGGATGGCCGGTTGGCTCAAGACCCGCAACGAGATCGATCCCACTGGTGTGTTCGCGTCTGATATGTCGCGTCGCCTGGACCTGAACTAA
- a CDS encoding aminotransferase class V-fold PLP-dependent enzyme produces MVYDVASVRGLYTSLGDGWTYLNAHDCPQIPERVSASVARSFRQSSRVAADDGTVRVVGDMLLDVARAAVADFCDAEASQVILGPNLQALYGQLGRAMRPMFRYSSSIVLSRLDAPERNAVFESLTDDVRWAQPDLGTGSLPSWQFGELVDGSTRLVTLSAAQSYLGTVAPVAKIVDTVRSRSRAWVVVDASAYAPYRSVDLEGWGADIVALDLAELGGPQMAALVFRDPAMFRRIDPLVEQDLVPGLAGGVPAVVDHLAGLVEGFGHRHRQVADSLQQMHFYLQGLMDDLITMIGTHYSVHLVGISGEAGDGGLGERIPRLSFAVRGVPSTTVCQRLSDNGIITTVLPDMEVFDEMGVGEVGGAVTVSLGPFNTRHDIEHLTRVVASLA; encoded by the coding sequence ATGGTCTATGACGTGGCCAGCGTTCGGGGGCTTTACACGTCCCTTGGCGACGGATGGACTTACCTCAACGCCCACGATTGCCCACAGATCCCGGAGCGGGTCTCAGCGTCGGTGGCGCGTTCTTTCCGCCAATCTAGTCGGGTGGCGGCCGATGATGGGACCGTGCGGGTGGTGGGTGACATGCTTCTCGACGTCGCCCGGGCCGCAGTCGCAGACTTCTGCGACGCCGAAGCGTCGCAGGTCATCCTGGGTCCCAATTTGCAGGCTCTGTACGGGCAACTGGGACGGGCCATGCGGCCGATGTTCCGTTATTCTTCCTCGATCGTGCTTTCCCGGTTGGACGCGCCGGAACGCAATGCGGTGTTTGAGTCATTGACCGATGATGTGCGATGGGCGCAGCCTGACTTGGGTACTGGCTCTTTGCCTAGCTGGCAGTTCGGCGAGTTGGTGGATGGTTCCACGCGCCTGGTGACCCTTTCCGCTGCGCAGTCCTACCTGGGCACGGTGGCGCCGGTGGCCAAGATTGTGGATACGGTGCGGTCTCGTTCGAGGGCCTGGGTCGTCGTGGATGCTTCGGCTTATGCGCCTTATCGTTCCGTCGATTTGGAAGGTTGGGGCGCGGACATCGTCGCTCTTGACTTGGCGGAGCTGGGTGGGCCGCAGATGGCGGCGCTGGTGTTCCGTGATCCGGCGATGTTCCGCCGCATTGATCCGTTGGTGGAGCAGGATCTCGTTCCGGGCCTGGCTGGCGGGGTGCCCGCCGTGGTTGATCACCTGGCAGGTCTCGTGGAGGGGTTTGGACACCGGCATCGGCAGGTGGCTGACTCTTTGCAGCAGATGCACTTCTACCTGCAGGGTTTGATGGATGATCTGATCACGATGATCGGCACGCATTATTCCGTGCACCTGGTCGGCATCAGCGGGGAGGCCGGCGATGGGGGGCTCGGGGAGCGGATTCCGCGGCTGTCTTTCGCAGTGCGGGGGGTCCCGTCGACCACGGTCTGCCAAAGGCTGAGCGACAACGGCATCATCACCACCGTGTTGCCCGACATGGAGGTCTTTGACGAAATGGGCGTTGGCGAGGTTGGCGGCGCGGTGACCGTGTCGCTGGGTCCGTTTAACACTCGCCACGACATCGAGCACCTGACCCGTGTCGTGGCCTCCTTGGCCTAA
- a CDS encoding molybdenum cofactor biosynthesis protein MoaE, producing MSTDPEYVAEQTGLVIGALITEDPLAPLLAEARATTLTEAMGALVVFEGVVRDHDGGERVRSLTYSAHPTAPEVIAEVTAAVSAAHPDTRLWTAHRVGPLRIGDVAFLAVAASAHRGQAFEACSELADRVKAEVPIWKEQRLINGDTQWVGLE from the coding sequence ATGAGCACTGATCCCGAGTACGTCGCCGAGCAGACGGGCCTGGTCATTGGCGCCCTCATCACCGAGGATCCCCTCGCACCCCTCCTCGCTGAGGCCCGTGCGACAACCCTGACCGAGGCGATGGGTGCCCTCGTCGTCTTCGAAGGTGTGGTCCGCGACCATGACGGCGGGGAGCGCGTGCGCAGCCTCACCTACAGCGCCCACCCCACCGCGCCCGAGGTCATCGCGGAGGTCACAGCAGCGGTCAGCGCCGCCCACCCCGATACCCGCCTGTGGACGGCGCATCGCGTCGGCCCCTTGCGCATCGGTGACGTTGCATTTCTGGCGGTAGCGGCGAGCGCGCACCGCGGTCAAGCGTTCGAGGCGTGCAGCGAGCTTGCCGACCGCGTCAAGGCCGAGGTCCCCATCTGGAAGGAACAACGGCTGATCAATGGTGACACGCAGTGGGTGGGTCTCGAATGA
- a CDS encoding MogA/MoaB family molybdenum cofactor biosynthesis protein has protein sequence MRTGLVVVASTRAAAGIYEDRSGPIAEDFLRRIGLDTPEPLVVADADIPATLRRILADPPTVLLTSGGTGVTDDDRTVDAVSPFLVRELPGIVQAFWSRGLTTTPLAVLSRAVAGITAQGTFVMTLPGSTGGVTDGCAVLEPVLPHLLLQLEGHHEH, from the coding sequence ATGCGCACTGGGTTGGTAGTCGTCGCCTCCACCCGTGCCGCAGCCGGCATCTACGAGGACCGCTCGGGCCCCATTGCGGAGGACTTCCTGCGCCGCATCGGCCTGGACACCCCGGAACCGCTCGTGGTGGCGGATGCTGATATCCCCGCCACCCTCCGCCGCATCCTGGCCGACCCGCCGACGGTCCTGCTGACATCCGGGGGCACGGGCGTGACGGACGATGACCGTACCGTCGACGCCGTCTCCCCCTTCCTGGTCCGAGAGTTGCCGGGCATCGTGCAAGCTTTCTGGTCCCGCGGCCTGACCACTACTCCCCTGGCCGTCCTCTCCCGCGCCGTGGCCGGCATCACCGCGCAGGGCACGTTCGTCATGACTCTGCCCGGCTCGACCGGCGGGGTCACCGATGGCTGTGCCGTGCTGGAACCGGTGCTGCCCCATCTTCTCCTCCAGCTGGAAGGTCACCATGAGCACTGA
- the wzt gene encoding galactan export ABC transporter ATP-binding subunit Wzt/RfbE yields MVSIDTYNACVDFPIFDAKSRSMKKALLSTAGGAIGRNQDNTVVVEALRDVNLHLREGDRVGLVGHNGAGKSTLLRLLSGIYEPTRGSADIRGRVAPVFDLGVGMDPEISGYENIIIRGLFLGQTRKQMKAKIDEIADFSELGEFLNMPLRTYSTGMRVRLALGVVTSIEPEILLLDEGIGAVDAAFMAKARVRLQELVKRSGILVFASHSNDFLAQLCNTALWIDHGVVRTAGLVDEVVEAYEGKGAGDYVRSLLKRFDDEPETSTS; encoded by the coding sequence ATGGTCTCGATTGACACTTACAACGCCTGCGTCGACTTCCCCATTTTCGACGCCAAGTCCCGCTCGATGAAAAAGGCCCTGCTCTCCACCGCCGGTGGCGCCATCGGCAGGAACCAAGACAACACCGTCGTCGTCGAAGCACTGCGCGACGTTAACCTCCACCTTCGCGAAGGCGACCGCGTCGGCCTCGTCGGCCACAACGGCGCCGGCAAATCCACCCTGCTGCGCCTCTTGTCCGGCATCTACGAACCCACCCGCGGCTCCGCCGACATCCGCGGCCGCGTCGCTCCCGTCTTCGACCTCGGCGTCGGCATGGACCCAGAGATCTCCGGCTACGAGAACATCATCATCCGCGGCCTCTTCCTCGGGCAGACCCGCAAGCAGATGAAGGCCAAGATCGATGAGATCGCCGACTTCTCCGAGCTCGGTGAATTCCTCAACATGCCCCTGCGCACCTACTCCACGGGCATGCGCGTGCGCCTGGCCCTCGGTGTCGTCACCTCCATCGAGCCCGAAATCTTGCTTCTCGACGAAGGCATCGGCGCCGTCGACGCCGCCTTCATGGCCAAAGCCCGCGTCCGGCTCCAGGAGCTGGTCAAACGCTCCGGCATCCTCGTTTTCGCCTCCCACTCCAATGACTTCTTGGCTCAGCTCTGCAACACCGCGCTGTGGATCGATCACGGAGTAGTCCGCACGGCCGGACTGGTTGACGAGGTCGTCGAGGCCTACGAGGGCAAGGGCGCTGGCGATTATGTCCGCTCGCTGCTCAAGCGATTCGACGACGAGCCCGAAACCAGCACTTCCTAA
- a CDS encoding endonuclease domain-containing protein, with amino-acid sequence MVDNGVSRHQVHRLVAEGQMFRVERGVFTTSKPEGTLLLQALRYRRPHLIFTGRTVIELLTEAPLTRPIVGIVRPEDSNHSNSLITVKRRRQVEFEEHRGLSITPPAVAVADALGEVEEDKLLDFLESAYSTRKGKQKLEEDLRGFPRVPEKLRSLINQAAIGADSLPEQQVFRELRRHGLKVVQNPQIGGYFFDGVIEKSKIIVEIDGYAYHSAEFQETFVRDRWKQNLVTRQGYRVLRYSGSCVMYHLDKVVEQIVAAAHRHPAPLSSETSPVWVWHETYMRNGPLELGMAQ; translated from the coding sequence ATGGTCGACAATGGGGTGAGCAGGCATCAGGTGCATCGTTTGGTCGCCGAGGGCCAGATGTTTCGCGTCGAGCGGGGTGTTTTCACGACGTCGAAGCCCGAGGGGACACTCCTGTTGCAGGCGTTGCGCTATCGGCGGCCCCATCTCATTTTCACTGGCCGGACGGTGATCGAGTTGCTGACGGAAGCTCCGTTGACGCGGCCGATCGTCGGGATCGTGCGGCCGGAAGATTCGAATCATTCGAATTCGCTGATCACGGTGAAAAGGCGCCGTCAGGTCGAGTTCGAAGAGCATAGGGGCCTCAGCATCACTCCGCCGGCGGTAGCGGTGGCGGATGCTTTGGGGGAGGTGGAGGAGGATAAGCTCCTGGATTTTCTGGAGTCGGCGTATTCGACGCGGAAGGGGAAGCAGAAGCTGGAAGAGGATCTGCGCGGCTTCCCGAGGGTGCCGGAGAAACTCAGGTCTCTGATAAATCAAGCGGCTATCGGGGCGGATAGCCTGCCAGAGCAGCAGGTTTTCCGCGAGCTGCGGCGCCACGGGCTGAAGGTGGTGCAGAATCCGCAGATCGGCGGGTACTTCTTTGACGGGGTGATCGAGAAGTCCAAGATCATCGTGGAGATCGATGGTTACGCTTACCATTCGGCAGAGTTCCAGGAGACGTTCGTCCGGGATCGGTGGAAGCAGAATCTGGTGACGCGGCAGGGCTATCGGGTGCTGCGCTATTCGGGCAGTTGCGTGATGTATCACCTGGATAAGGTGGTGGAGCAGATTGTCGCGGCAGCTCATCGCCATCCGGCGCCGTTGTCTTCGGAGACGAGTCCAGTGTGGGTGTGGCACGAAACGTACATGAGAAACGGACCATTAGAGCTTGGGATGGCACAATAA
- the glfT1 gene encoding galactofuranosyltransferase GlfT1, with product MPHAAILPLSRSGSTAAVIVTHRRVDLLRASLEQVVNQTHPVEWVIVVDNGCEAAVEKLVSELAGDRAVYLPSRANLGGAGGFAYGFLSALALGAEAIWCADDDGRPADGTVLATLYDVAEAHGLHEISPVVCNIDDPDRLAFPLRQGLVWRRRRSELEGDFLPGIASLFNGALISARAMEIIGVPDYRLFIRGDEVEYHRRLVRSGLEFGTALTTAYLHPDGSDEFRPILGGRMHTQYPDNEVKRYFTYRNRGYIMSQPGMRRLLPQEYARFGWFFLVQERDPRAFLEWLRLHRQGRNEKFTRPERQ from the coding sequence ATGCCTCACGCTGCCATTCTCCCTTTGTCTCGTTCCGGTTCGACGGCGGCGGTGATTGTGACGCACAGGCGCGTCGATTTGCTCCGGGCATCGTTGGAGCAGGTGGTAAACCAGACTCACCCGGTTGAGTGGGTGATTGTGGTGGACAATGGCTGCGAGGCGGCCGTCGAAAAGCTGGTGAGCGAACTGGCCGGTGACCGGGCTGTGTATCTGCCCAGCCGGGCCAACTTGGGCGGCGCGGGTGGCTTTGCTTATGGGTTTTTGTCGGCGCTCGCGCTGGGCGCGGAGGCAATTTGGTGTGCAGATGATGATGGCCGTCCGGCGGACGGCACTGTCTTGGCCACGCTTTACGACGTCGCCGAGGCCCACGGCCTGCACGAAATCTCACCGGTGGTCTGCAACATCGACGACCCGGATCGTTTGGCGTTTCCGCTGCGGCAGGGCTTGGTGTGGCGCCGTCGGCGGAGTGAGTTGGAGGGGGACTTCCTGCCGGGTATTGCGAGTTTGTTTAACGGAGCGTTGATCAGTGCCCGGGCGATGGAGATCATTGGTGTGCCGGACTATCGGCTGTTCATTCGTGGTGATGAGGTGGAGTATCACCGCCGTCTCGTCCGCTCCGGTTTGGAGTTCGGCACGGCGTTGACGACGGCATATCTGCACCCGGATGGCTCGGATGAGTTCCGGCCGATCTTGGGTGGGCGGATGCACACGCAGTATCCGGACAATGAGGTCAAGCGCTATTTCACGTATCGCAACCGGGGGTACATCATGTCGCAGCCGGGCATGCGGAGGTTGTTGCCGCAGGAGTATGCGCGGTTCGGGTGGTTTTTCCTCGTGCAGGAGCGGGACCCGAGGGCTTTCCTAGAGTGGCTGCGGTTGCATCGGCAGGGCCGCAATGAGAAATTTACTCGGCCGGAGAGGCAATAG
- the wzm gene encoding galactan export ABC transporter permease subunit Wzm/RfbD, producing MQEQAPTRDLRADVARMTEAITTDVPPSRSKTFAAAWKDLARGFRQHELWLQLGWQDIKQRYRRSTLGPLWITIATGVMALALGLLYSMLFQLSLADFLPHVTVGLIMWGFISGCIRDGSDIFIDNEGLIKQLPSALSVHVYRLVWRQTIFLAHNLVIWVILMLIFPRDLGWEILLTIPAMALLILNGVWVAMFFGIVATRYRDVAPLLEALVQLLFYITPIVWTTQTLKEQGGDVAQRALLAEINPLFHYLEIVRAPMIGQPIAAYHWWIVLACTAVGLVLALLAMKQWRFRVSYWV from the coding sequence GTGCAGGAACAAGCCCCTACTCGTGACCTACGTGCCGACGTCGCCCGGATGACCGAGGCCATTACTACCGACGTCCCTCCCTCCCGGTCCAAGACCTTCGCCGCGGCGTGGAAAGACCTCGCCCGCGGATTCCGGCAGCACGAACTCTGGCTGCAGCTCGGTTGGCAGGACATCAAGCAGCGCTACCGCCGCTCCACCCTCGGCCCCCTCTGGATCACCATCGCCACCGGTGTCATGGCCCTGGCGCTCGGCCTGCTCTACTCGATGCTCTTCCAGCTCTCCCTCGCCGATTTCCTCCCCCACGTCACCGTCGGCCTCATCATGTGGGGCTTCATTTCCGGCTGCATCCGAGACGGCTCCGACATCTTCATCGACAACGAAGGCCTGATCAAACAACTCCCCTCCGCGTTGTCCGTCCACGTGTACCGGTTGGTGTGGCGGCAAACGATCTTCCTCGCACACAACCTGGTCATCTGGGTGATCCTCATGCTGATCTTCCCCCGCGACCTCGGCTGGGAAATCCTGCTCACCATCCCCGCCATGGCGCTGCTGATCCTCAACGGCGTGTGGGTCGCGATGTTCTTCGGTATCGTCGCCACCCGCTACCGCGACGTCGCGCCCCTCCTCGAGGCCCTCGTGCAACTCCTCTTCTACATCACCCCCATCGTCTGGACCACCCAGACCCTCAAGGAACAGGGCGGCGACGTCGCCCAGCGCGCCCTCCTCGCCGAGATCAACCCGCTGTTCCACTACCTTGAAATCGTCCGCGCCCCCATGATCGGCCAGCCCATCGCCGCCTATCACTGGTGGATCGTCCTGGCCTGCACCGCCGTCGGCCTCGTCCTCGCACTACTGGCCATGAAGCAATGGCGCTTCCGCGTGAGCTACTGGGTATAG
- a CDS encoding NAD(P)H-quinone oxidoreductase: protein MKAITVTNPDDPTSLALTEVDLPQLKDGEVLVKVQSAGVNRADLLQAKGHYPPPRGASEIIGLECAGVIEDPGTTDRAKGEQVGCLLSGGGYAEYVAVPEGQLMPIPEGYSLAETAAIVEVACTVWSNLGMLADLQPGQTVLLHGGAGGIGTFAIQLCKALGATVAVTAGSAEKLETCRELGADILINYREDDFSEVLKGRCDVILDIMGAKYLKQNLRALNEDGRLIIIGLQGGTTADINLGALLPRRLTISGTTLRARSTAGKAEVVRSTIEHVWPMLIDGRVTHHIHTILPLADAARAHALLESGEVTGKVVLEVS from the coding sequence ATGAAGGCCATCACAGTAACCAATCCGGACGACCCCACCTCCCTCGCCCTCACCGAGGTTGACCTCCCGCAGCTCAAGGACGGCGAAGTCTTGGTGAAGGTGCAGTCCGCGGGCGTGAACCGCGCCGACCTGCTGCAGGCGAAAGGCCACTACCCGCCGCCGCGCGGGGCGTCGGAAATCATCGGCCTGGAATGCGCTGGCGTCATCGAGGACCCAGGCACCACCGACCGCGCGAAGGGCGAACAGGTCGGGTGCTTGCTCTCGGGCGGGGGATACGCCGAGTACGTTGCAGTCCCCGAAGGCCAGCTCATGCCGATCCCCGAGGGCTACTCCCTGGCCGAGACCGCCGCGATCGTCGAGGTCGCCTGCACCGTGTGGTCAAATCTGGGAATGCTCGCCGATCTACAACCCGGCCAAACGGTCCTGCTGCACGGCGGCGCGGGCGGCATCGGCACCTTCGCCATCCAACTGTGCAAGGCCCTCGGCGCGACCGTAGCCGTCACCGCCGGGTCCGCCGAGAAACTGGAAACGTGCCGTGAGCTGGGCGCGGACATCCTCATCAACTACCGCGAAGACGACTTCTCCGAGGTCCTCAAAGGCCGCTGCGATGTCATCCTCGACATCATGGGCGCCAAATACCTCAAACAAAACCTGCGCGCACTCAACGAAGACGGCCGCCTCATCATCATCGGCCTCCAAGGCGGCACCACCGCCGACATCAACCTCGGTGCCCTCCTGCCGCGCCGCCTCACCATTAGCGGCACCACCCTCCGCGCGCGTTCCACCGCCGGAAAAGCCGAGGTCGTGCGCTCCACCATCGAGCACGTGTGGCCCATGCTTATCGACGGCCGCGTCACCCACCACATCCACACCATCCTCCCGCTGGCCGACGCCGCGCGCGCTCACGCGCTGCTCGAATCCGGCGAGGTCACCGGCAAGGTCGTGCTGGAGGTGTCTTAG
- a CDS encoding ThiF family adenylyltransferase: MTQPDPRYRRQISLIGEHAQEKIRSSHVAVVGAGGLGSPALLYLAGAGVGHVTIIDDDVVELSNLHRQVIHDTAGVGKRKTESAQDAMLALNPDLHITLVSDRLTRDKSVDLLRGADVVLDGTDNFNTRHVVSAACATLGVPHVWASILGLDAQLSVFHAGHGPIYEDLFPTPPAPGVVPSCAEAGVLGPVVGVVGSAMASEALKLVTGLGTPLIGTLGYFSSLDGRWEYLPVAGSPATVDKLLREGPPSQGVREVSTIPDGAVLIDVREPPEFATSHRPGARNVPLQVILDGEWLPPEGETVVMYCASGQRSATAVAALAARGIVGPASLVGGDGGI; the protein is encoded by the coding sequence ATGACGCAGCCAGATCCGCGCTACCGGCGCCAGATCTCGCTTATCGGCGAGCACGCTCAGGAAAAGATCCGCTCCAGCCACGTCGCGGTGGTCGGCGCCGGGGGCCTTGGCTCCCCCGCCCTGCTCTACCTCGCCGGCGCGGGCGTCGGGCACGTGACCATCATCGACGACGATGTCGTCGAACTCTCCAACCTGCACCGACAGGTAATCCACGACACGGCGGGCGTCGGCAAGCGGAAGACGGAGTCCGCGCAGGACGCGATGCTCGCCCTCAACCCCGACCTCCACATCACGCTGGTCAGCGACCGCCTGACCAGGGACAAATCCGTCGATCTCCTCCGGGGTGCCGATGTCGTCCTCGACGGCACCGACAACTTCAACACCCGCCACGTCGTCTCCGCCGCCTGCGCCACCCTCGGCGTGCCGCACGTGTGGGCCTCCATCCTCGGCTTGGACGCCCAGCTCTCCGTCTTCCACGCCGGGCACGGCCCCATCTACGAAGACCTCTTCCCCACTCCCCCCGCACCCGGCGTGGTCCCCTCCTGCGCGGAGGCGGGCGTGCTCGGCCCCGTCGTCGGCGTCGTCGGATCTGCCATGGCTTCCGAGGCGTTAAAGCTGGTCACGGGGCTGGGCACGCCGCTCATCGGCACGTTGGGCTACTTTTCCTCGCTCGACGGGCGCTGGGAATACCTCCCCGTCGCCGGCTCCCCCGCGACCGTCGACAAGCTCCTGCGGGAGGGCCCACCGTCGCAGGGCGTGCGCGAGGTCAGCACCATCCCCGATGGTGCCGTGCTTATCGACGTCCGCGAGCCCCCCGAATTCGCCACCTCCCACCGCCCCGGGGCGCGCAACGTCCCCCTCCAGGTCATCCTGGACGGCGAGTGGCTGCCCCCCGAGGGGGAGACCGTGGTCATGTACTGCGCCAGCGGGCAACGATCCGCGACAGCCGTGGCCGCCCTCGCTGCCCGCGGCATCGTCGGGCCGGCGAGCTTAGTTGGCGGAGACGGCGGGATTTGA